From the genome of SAR202 cluster bacterium:
CGACGGTGACCGGCTCATCGGCTGGCCGGGAGAGAGTGAGAACAACCGTGGATATCTCGCCCTCGGCGACCGTGTGATTCACGGAGAACGCAACTGTATAAGGCTCGGGGGCGCCCACGTCGTTGTCTGCGATTTGGAGGAACGCCGACTGGATAGGCTCGGGAGTCACGTTCGTGGAACTAGAAAGGTCGAAGAACAGGAAGAAGCTCTCGATATCTGCCTCATCCTCAATATCGTCCACCGTTCCGATCGAAACGGTCTTCGAATTCTCTCCAGGAGAGAAAATAATTGGCCCGCTGAACGGTATGTAGTCCTCGTGCGCTTTGGCGGAGTTGGGCCAGACATCCTCTTCGTAGTTGAACGTGTAGACGACCACTATCGCCTGATCGCCGGCGGCAACGGGCCGGTCAAGTGTGAGAGACACATTCGTGTTCTGTCCCTCTTCGACGGGGTCCGGGCTTAGGAAATGGACAATATAAGGGTTGGAGGGCGCGCTATCATCATCGAGGATCGTGATCTCGACCTCGGGCGCAACTGCGGCCACAACGTTGTCCTGGACCATCGAAATGTCCAGGCCGAAGAAGAAGGTCTCGTTCCCTTCGGCCAACGCGTCTCCAATAGTCGCCAGAGTAAACGTAGCGGACGACTCGCCTGGATTGAACCACGTCTCCCAACTGCGGTCGTCGTAGTCCGATCCTGCGGTGGCGGTGCCGGGGGAGAGGATGAAGTTCACGATGAGCGGTGAGTCCGGGGCGGTAACGGCGCGGTCGAGGTTGACGGTGATATCGTCGTTGCCCTCTGAAACCTCCGTGGGCGCGTCAAAAGAGACTATGTAGTCCTCGCCGCCGTCGTCAATGATGTTAATGGTCGTGACGCCGTCTTCACTTGCGTCGAAATCCACCGGCCCAACGAAGCTCTGAAATGTGGCGACGAAGAACTCGTATGGGTCAACATCGGAGTCCTCAATAGTCTGGACTGTCCACGTCTTTGACGACTCTCCAACCCCGAACATCAGTGTTGTAGAGCCGCTGACGAAATCGACGTCCGTGCCGGCTGAGGCCATGTCCTGTGTCATAACTTCGACGCCTACGGCGGCTTCGGCCGGCCGGTCCAGGAGAACGGTAAGTTGGACTGCTTCGCCCTCTCGCACAGGGTTGAAGTTGACGTCCCACCGGACGGTGTGTGGGTCCCCCGCGGCGGCGTCTGCCCGGGAGGCCAGGCCGTTGGAGACGATGAGCGCCAGTGCCGCCAGCGCCATGAGTATCGCGAGCCTGACGGCATTTGTGCGCCGCGTCCCGTGAGAAATAACCGCCGTGCGAGACCGTTGAGAAGTGCGCCGGTTCATCTCTGTGTATCTCCTGCCGTGAGGCTGTATTTACGCGGGTTTTCGTGAGACGCGTACGTGAAGTCCCTATACTGGACCCCGCTAATGGCGCTCAAGTGATATCCACCACCCACTAATGAGTCAACGTCTGATAGCACAAACCGCCTAGTCCATTTCACTCACCCGCAGGATGGCGCGCCGGTATGTTAACCTTGATGTGCCTCCTGGCCATCCCGGATAGGCTCAGATTTTTTGAAGACTCAACCTCATGCCTCAACCCCTTGAATCACTCCCCAAGCAGCGCGCTGTGGCAGACGTTGTGATCGTCGGCGGCGGCATCGTCGGCGCGGCCACGGCGTACTACCTTGCCAATGCGGGAGTAAAGTGCACCCTGCTGGAGCGCGACTCCATAGCCAGCCACGCCTCCGGCTTTGCGTACGGAGGCATCGGCGGGCTGGGGGAGGGGACCGTGCACTCGCCCACGTTCCCGATAGCTACCGAAGGCTTCCGGCTGCACCGTCAGCTCGCGCGCGAGATTAAACTCGAGAGCGGTGTGGACCCCGAGTATCGCGACCGTCCCGTCCTGGCGCTGGCGTTCGACCGCGCGGAGGCGGATGCGATGCAGGCCCACCTTCGCTGGCAGAAGGAGCAGCAGGGGTACTCAGTGAGCTGGCTTGGCGCTTACGAGCTGCGCGCGCTTGAGCCGCGCATATCGGAGCGCGCACACGGCGCGGTGCGGATCGACGGCACGGCGGACGTTGACCCCTACCGCCTCGTCCTCGCGCTCGCGCAGGCGGCGGAGGCCAGGGGCGCGACCGTCCGGTCGGCGGAGGTTGTCGGCCTGGACATATATAAAGGTAAGGCAGTGGCAGTCCGCACGCGCCTGGGGTCCATACCCTGCGGCGCCGTGGTGGTCGCAAGCGGCCCCTGGGCCGCCGAGTGCGGCCGCTGGCTCGGCTTCCGCCTGCCTGTGAGGCCGCTCAAGGGCCAGATCCTGAGGCTGCGGATGCCCGGGCCGCCCGTTGGGTTCTCAATAGGGTGGGGCAAGCACTACGCGACGACGAAGCCGGACGGGCTGCTGTGGGCGGGCTCTACCGAGGAGGACGCCGGCTTCGACGAGACCGCCACTGCGGCAGGCCGCGACAGCATCATGTCTGCCCTGATGCGCATGGCGCCCTCGACAGCGGACGCGCTGCTGGTGCGGCAGACCGCATGCCTCCGCCCCGTCACTCCGGACGGCCTGATCGCGCTCGGCCCCGCGCCCGGCGTGGAGGGCGTGTTCATCGGCACAGGCGGAGGCAGGCAAGGCATCGTCCTCGGGCCCGCGATGGGCATGGCGCTGGCGGAGCTGGTCGTCAGCGGCACGTCCGCGTTGCCGATAGCTCCGTTCGACCCAGGCCGGTTCGTGAGCGCGTAGGTACTTAACATTTCCGGCCCTCCGTCCGACAATGGACGGACTGGTCCCCAAGTGCGTTCCTCGTCCAATGGTGGAAGATGGCACGGTTGCCTCAAATCATCATCGTCCTGCTACTTTCGGCCGCGGCGTGTGCCGCGCTTCTGCAGGACACGCCCGCGTCTGCCGCGCCGGCCGGCCAAACGGTAACATGCGGACCGCCGTGCCTGAAAATAGTAGACACCTCCACGGGGCTACCTGCCGTCTCCGGGCAGGCAGGTAGCCAGGTGAAGCTGCGGGTGTCCGTCGATGGGGCGACCAGCCTTGCCGGGCTTCAGTTTGAGCTCCGCTACAATCCTGCCGTGGCGACGGTGGCAAGCACGGCGCAGCTAACCGGCGGGTCGTATCTCGCGAACGTCCTGAACTCAGAGGGCAAGACTATCATGGTGATAGCGTCCGCCCAGAATTTCACCACCGCCAATCTCAACATCGCCGACGTTACATTCACTCTTGGCGGCACGTCCGCGTCCACGGTGGTGACGTTTGCCGGCGTGGTGGCGTACGACCAGAACACTTCTTCCCGTGCAGTCAACTCGATGAGCGCAACCGTCACTGTGATCGGCCCGACGGCAACCCCGACCCGCACGAGTACCCCGGTACCGCCGACGGCCACGCGCACGCCAACTCCGACCTTTACCGCCACGCGAACGCCGACGCCGGTCTCTCCCACCGCGACTCGGACGGCCACGCCCACCAACACGGCGACGCTGACGCCGACGCCCACGCTCACTCCGACCCACACCCTGACGCCGACGCACACGCCGTCGCCCACTCACACGCTCACGCCCACGGCGACTCTAACGCCTACGCCTACGCTCACGCCGACACCGACGGTCACGCCGACGCCAACGCTTACGCCGTCGCCGTCCTTGTCCGTGTAGCCAAGGTTGGCCATGATCTGCTTGGCCTTGTTCAGATCGTACTCAATGTCCAGTGTCGTGTACTGAGCGCCGGGGAAGTAAGGCGTGGACTCATGCGGGACCATGTTGCGGGGAACGCCCAGGCCGGAGGCGGCCGTCTCGTTCGTGGAGTTCCTGTCCCACGCCAGGGACAGCGCAATGCGGAAGTCCTTGGTCCTGAGCAGCGCGCCGATCTCAGGGTCCTGTACGAACTCCTGGTTTACGGTCAGCGTGGAGTCCGCGCCGTCGGGAGAATCGTGCTTGAGAACGGAATAGTCGCCCTTCTCCATGTTCTGGAGGTAGAGCGGCATCTCGTTCAGAAGCAGGTCGTTCTTCAGGTAGTCGCTCTCGGCGTTCATCATTCTGAAGGCGCTGACGGCCTGGCTCTCAACCTTGAAGCCATGGATGCCGTCCATGTACGGGAGCTGGTTTCCGTCCGGGTCTACGCCGAAGAAGTAGTGGTTGCGGTCGAACTTGACCTCGTTATCGCTGACCGAGGTCATTATGAAACCGCCCATCCACGGGAGGAAGTGCTCTCCCTTGTAGATGTAATTCGCGTCGAAAGTGGTCGGAATGGCGGTCGAGGGCGTCGACGTGTACCGCGAGTAGCTGCGGATGGTCGTGAACAGGCGCACCCAGTCCGGCTGGTTGTACTGCGTCAGCAGGGCCGGAATCTCGGTCGCGTTGTACTTGATGTGGTAGCGCTTCTGCACGTGCGAGGGCGAGATAAAGCAGCGCGGGCAGCCGTGCATGCCCGAGAAGATGTTCATTGCAGAGGACTCGGCGAAGCTGAAGTTCGGGTCATCGAAGGTGACAGTGAAGGTTACATCGTCAACGAACGTGACCTTCATGTCGTTGCCGGAGATCGGAGAGGTCAGCACGGCGGGAAGGCCGGGCATGAGCTCCTTGTTGAGCACCAGGTCCTCAAGAGCGAAGCGGACGTCTTCCATGGTGAACGGGTAGCCGTCCGACCAGCGGGAGCCTTTGCGGATCTTGAAAGTGAAGACCCTGCCGTCCGAGCTGCCTGTGAACTCCTTGAAGATGTTCGAGATCAGCCGCAGGCCGGCCGCATCCATGCCGAGGCCGAAGCCCAGGCCCACACCGTCCGGCTCGTCCAGACCGGTGGAGGTCACGCGCAGAATGCCGCCGTATACGCCAGCCTCATCGAACGGCACCATGACGAGGATGTCGTCAGCCACCGGGAGGCGCTGGTTGAGCGGCAGGATCCTACCCTGCGCAACGAGCGCGGCGGAAGCAGGGGACTCCTTGAACGTCGTGGGCCTTGGGCCGCTGTAGACCCACTCAGGGTAGCCGCCCGGCTGAAGCGGGGGCGCCACGAAGGAGGTCCGGGTTGGAACGGCCGTTGGTGCGGCCGTGGGCGCCGCCGTCGGCTGGGTCGCCGGAGGGCTAGTGGGCGCGGGCGTCGGGTCCGAACCCGAGTTACAGGCAATACCTAACATGAGTGCTATCGCGCTAACGAACGCGATCAATAGCCTGGGACTTGTCCATCATTTCGGCATCGTCTGTCCTTCCTTGGGGTATGTAAAAGACTTGGGACCTCGGGACCTGCGTCTGCAGTCTGTCCGACTCCTTTCGAGCAGATTGAACCTTTCACAAAGCCTGCAGCGAAACTTAACACTCTGCCTTGGAAGATGTCAATACAGCATAGAAAAACTACATGAACCTCATAACCGGATGGAATGCCGTTAATAAGGGGAAAAGAAGAGGAGGCTGGTCCGACCAGCCTCCTCTTCTTTAATCCCGGCCAAGGGCGGCGCCCTGGCGGTAGCTTACTTCTTCGAGCCTTTAGCAGCGGACTTGGCGCCCGCGCCGTTTGCCTTGGCCCTGGCAGCCTCACCTACCCCGTCCATGATCAGGCGGGTGACGGTGTAGGGGTCCATGTTCGCGTTCGGGCGGCGGTCCTCGATGTAGCCCTTGCCGTCCCTTGCCACCTGCCAAGGAATGCGGATCGATGCGCCGCGGTCGGACACGCCGTAGCGGAACTCCTTGTAAGAGCAGGTCTCGTGCCGGCCCGTCAGGCGCTCCTCAATAGCATGGCCGTAGTTCGAGATGTGGAGCTCGTGCCTCTTGCTCAGCGCCTCTGCGGCGTCCACGCACGGCTGGTAGCTGGAGCGCATGTCCTTCGTGGAGAAGTTCGTATGCGCGCCCGCGCCGTTCCAGTCACCCTTCACGGGCTTGGGGTAAAGAGTGGCGCTCACGCCAAAGTCCTCGCCCACGCGGTAGAGCAGCCAGCGGGCCAGCCACAGCTCGTCGGACGTCTTCAGCGCGTCGAACGGGCCGACCTGGAACTCCCACTGGGCGGGCATAACCTCGGCGTTGATGCCGGAGATGCCGATGCCGGCCTGGAGGCACGCCTCAAGGTGGGCCTCAACGACCTCGCGGCCGAAGACCTCGTCCGCGCCGACGCCGCAGTAGTAGCCGCCCTGAGGGGCAGGGAAGCCGTTGTCAGGCCATCCCAGCGGCCTGGCGCCCTCGAAGAACGTGTACTCCTGCTCGATGCCGAACCAGAACTCGAGGTCGGCATACTTCTTGGCGGAAGCGGCGCACGCGGCGCGGGTGTTCGTCGGGTGTGGCGTCATGTCGGTCAGAAGGACCTCGCACATGACCAGCACGTCGTTGCCGCCGCGGATTGGGTCGGGTACCTTGTACACCGGGCGCAGAACGCAGTCCGAGTTGTGGCCCGGGGCCTGCTGAGTGCTGGAGCCGTCAAAGCCCCAGATAGGGGGCTCTTCTCCCAGGGGTATAACCTTCGCCTTGGAGCGGAGCTTGCTTGTCGGCTGAGTGCCGTCGATCCAGATGTATTCGGCTCGGTAAACGTTCATCATTCCTCCGTCTGTATGTCAGTCCAGAATTGGCCTATCCGTTCATGATGATTTTCGTCCGCCGGTGTTTCTGAATTGTTGCCCGGATGTTAAATCTTTGTAACACGGACTCCGGACGCCCACCTGCCGGATATAGGGGAATACCCCGATGGCTTTTCCACATCGGAGCAGGTAAATTGGAGATGTAGGGAATCCAATTCAGTCTCGCACCGCAACCTGCGAATCGAGCAAGGAGACCATGAGCGCGTTGCACAGTCCGGCGGAACGGCCGGAAGCGGTCCGGCAACCAGTCCCCGACGCCGCGCGGCCAACCGCGACGCGGCTCCTGCTCGTGTCCGACAGGGATGATGACTTCACGCTCCTGAACGGCATCATCACCGGGTACCCGGAAGGCGCATATGCCCTCGAGTGGGTTCCCTCAATCGACGCCGCCGTCCAGGCGGGGGAGGCTGGGGCGGCGGACCTTATCCTTGCTGACTACATACTCGGCGAGCACAACGCCGCACACCTGGTTGAGGACCTCCGCAGGATGGGCGCGCATGTCCCAGTCATTGTTCTGGGTACTGGTGATGGCGGGGCCCTGGAAATGCCGGGCGCCCCAACCGGGTCCGTCAGGACAGTGAACAGGGATTCGCTACCGCTGGTTTTCGAGCTTGTCACTTCCCATATGATAGCGTTCGCCAGGCTTCAGTTTGAGCACGATGCGGTTGGCCGACGGCTGCTCCACGCGCAGAGAATGGAAGCCGTGGGCCAGCTCGCGCGTGGAGTCGCGCACGATTTCAACAATCTCCTGACAGCCATTCTATGTTACGCAGACCTGGGGCTTTCTACTCTCCCCACGGACGATTCAAACCTGGGAAACCTGAAAGAGATTCAAGAGGCCGCTCAACGGGCCGCGGGACTCACCCGTCAACTCCTGGCCTTCTCGAAGAAGCAGTACACAGAGCCGGCGCCTACAGAATTGAACGAGCTATTGTTGGGTTCCCACGCCATCCTGAAGCGTCTGCTGGGAAGCTCCATCGAGCTGGTTACTATTCCGGCGGATGGACCAGTAACCGCAGACGCCGATCCCGGACAGGTGGAGCAGGTAGTATTCAATCTGGCCATGCTTTCGCGCGACGCCATGCCTCACGGCGGCAAGCTGGTGCTTCAGCCAAAGATCGTTCAGCTCTCCGACGGTGATTCCGACCGATTGGGACTGCGTTCCGGCGACTGGGCTAAGATAACCATCGTCGATAACGGCGCGGCGGCGTCGGCCGAACATGTCGCACGGGCCACGGGATCCGCCGCAGATAGCGTAGATACCCCGGCCGGCCTGGGCCTCTCTACCTGCATGGGCCTGGTCAGGCAGAACGGCGGGGCAATCACGGTCGAAAGCCGTCCGGACGAAGGC
Proteins encoded in this window:
- a CDS encoding FAD-dependent oxidoreductase — encoded protein: MPQPLESLPKQRAVADVVIVGGGIVGAATAYYLANAGVKCTLLERDSIASHASGFAYGGIGGLGEGTVHSPTFPIATEGFRLHRQLAREIKLESGVDPEYRDRPVLALAFDRAEADAMQAHLRWQKEQQGYSVSWLGAYELRALEPRISERAHGAVRIDGTADVDPYRLVLALAQAAEARGATVRSAEVVGLDIYKGKAVAVRTRLGSIPCGAVVVASGPWAAECGRWLGFRLPVRPLKGQILRLRMPGPPVGFSIGWGKHYATTKPDGLLWAGSTEEDAGFDETATAAGRDSIMSALMRMAPSTADALLVRQTACLRPVTPDGLIALGPAPGVEGVFIGTGGGRQGIVLGPAMGMALAELVVSGTSALPIAPFDPGRFVSA
- a CDS encoding glutamine synthetase, encoding MMNVYRAEYIWIDGTQPTSKLRSKAKVIPLGEEPPIWGFDGSSTQQAPGHNSDCVLRPVYKVPDPIRGGNDVLVMCEVLLTDMTPHPTNTRAACAASAKKYADLEFWFGIEQEYTFFEGARPLGWPDNGFPAPQGGYYCGVGADEVFGREVVEAHLEACLQAGIGISGINAEVMPAQWEFQVGPFDALKTSDELWLARWLLYRVGEDFGVSATLYPKPVKGDWNGAGAHTNFSTKDMRSSYQPCVDAAEALSKRHELHISNYGHAIEERLTGRHETCSYKEFRYGVSDRGASIRIPWQVARDGKGYIEDRRPNANMDPYTVTRLIMDGVGEAARAKANGAGAKSAAKGSKK
- a CDS encoding response regulator, which produces MSALHSPAERPEAVRQPVPDAARPTATRLLLVSDRDDDFTLLNGIITGYPEGAYALEWVPSIDAAVQAGEAGAADLILADYILGEHNAAHLVEDLRRMGAHVPVIVLGTGDGGALEMPGAPTGSVRTVNRDSLPLVFELVTSHMIAFARLQFEHDAVGRRLLHAQRMEAVGQLARGVAHDFNNLLTAILCYADLGLSTLPTDDSNLGNLKEIQEAAQRAAGLTRQLLAFSKKQYTEPAPTELNELLLGSHAILKRLLGSSIELVTIPADGPVTADADPGQVEQVVFNLAMLSRDAMPHGGKLVLQPKIVQLSDGDSDRLGLRSGDWAKITIVDNGAAASAEHVARATGSAADSVDTPAGLGLSTCMGLVRQNGGAITVESRPDEGTTFCVYLPLSEGGTAPTAEVPGSEGTEKVLVVDDDDAVRDAIAVALRARGYEVMQAGNATDALRTALRATERPFDLLITDVVMPLMSGTELAARLRSSISGLRVIYTSGYVDLALPTDRLVGVLGKPFTTDAIARKVRDTLDMV